TTGGAGAACAGGCCTCGTTTGATTCCCTGCACTAAGGCTTGCGAGATGGCGTAGCCGGCGAATCCACCGACGACTTCCTCCATGCCAAAAGCGGAACGCACTATCAGACTCAAGGTCTCGGGGACGACCTCGATGTTGATGCAGACCACAACGAGACCGACAGCCAGATAGGCAATGGCCATGGCTGGGACCACAATCTCAGCGAAGCGGGCAATCCGTTTGATACCGCCGAAGATGATGAACCCAGCGAGGACTGCGGTGACGACTCCCGTAACGAGTGGATCGACGCTGAAGGCATTTTCCATCGCCACTGCCAATGTGTTGGCCTGCAAAGCGTTAAATACAAAGGGAAAGGCCAGCAGCAAGAAGATGGAAAAGAGGATGCCCATCCAACGGGCATTCAGGCCACGTTCCATGTAGTACGCGGGACCGCCACGGAACAGATTCTTGCCTTCGGTCTCGTCCCGATGTTTGAAGACTTGCGCCAGCGTGGCCTCCACCATGGCAGTGGCCATGCCCATCAGGGCGATAACCCACATCCAAAAGACTGCGCCGGGCCCACCCAGCGTGATGGCGATGGCAACACCACCGATATTTCCTGCCCCAACCCGGGCGGCCAAACTAGTGGCGAAGGCTTCGAAGGGTGAGATGCCGCCGCTGTGTTCGGGTTTGAAACTGTGAAAGAGCACCCGGAAAAAGTGAGGAAACTTGCGGACTTGGATGAAGCGCATCCGAACGGTCATGTAGATGCCGGTAGCGATGAGCAAGAAGCCCAAGATTCCAGCACTGAAAATCATTGGAGAATCTTCGCTGCCCCAAAGAATGGCGTTGAGAAAACCGATGATGTTCTCAAAGACGTCCATAGGCTCCTCAGCAACGCTATGGCGCGAGCCTATTGGTGTTCACGATCACACGCTCGCCGAATACGTGAAGCACATCGGCATGCCGACATTACGCAACGCGGCGGCTGTTAATCCGGTCGGATGATTCGGTGCGCCTGCGGTGTAGGAACCAGAGCGCCAATGCTGCGGTGGCTATCATCGCGAGGATTCCCGGCACGATAAGACTGGCGCGGGGCCCGGCGATCTCGGC
This Actinomycetes bacterium DNA region includes the following protein-coding sequences:
- a CDS encoding alanine:cation symporter family protein, producing the protein MIFSAGILGFLLIATGIYMTVRMRFIQVRKFPHFFRVLFHSFKPEHSGGISPFEAFATSLAARVGAGNIGGVAIAITLGGPGAVFWMWVIALMGMATAMVEATLAQVFKHRDETEGKNLFRGGPAYYMERGLNARWMGILFSIFLLLAFPFVFNALQANTLAVAMENAFSVDPLVTGVVTAVLAGFIIFGGIKRIARFAEIVVPAMAIAYLAVGLVVVCINIEVVPETLSLIVRSAFGMEEVVGGFAGYAISQALVQGIKRGLFSNEAGLGSAPNTAATADIRHPGSQGFIQSIGVFIDTIVVCTTTALIILLSGVWQPGRDYVDGVVLTQDSLSASIGAWGGQFVAIALIFFAFTSIVANYYYGETSILFMKGDHRLLIPVKIAVIGMVIFGSQAAVPVVWDMADAALGLMAMVNLVAILLLSRIAFRVIADYEKQIKEGVDPLFHRDDFPDLDSKIESNVWIPDREERAPT